A genomic segment from Torulaspora globosa chromosome 3, complete sequence encodes:
- the PFF1 gene encoding Pff1p (ancestral locus Anc_3.295), whose product MLSEFFSSVFRFRKTTVSLLCVLTYSLIGVLYVYDRVRYKYTLAASDDFSRAPQLLENAWLDLQNITETFHPFTSRANVKVHDYLLGRVLKMTQDVEYAAVSDDMESGRVHLSKGLRPVGGSGEIGYVTYFESANILVKIEGKDSKLPALLLSAHYDSVPTAHGATDDGKGVVSLLGILDYYCREQPQRTLIFNLNDNEEFGLLGAEAFFSHPWSKRAHYVINLEGTGTGGKSVLFRTSDVSTAKIYQKAVAKAPFGNSIYQQGFNDGLVKSETDFLVYSRNNLRGFDIAFYKPRDLYHTMKDSVQYTSREALWHMFHTAWQLTSYMAENADIDDMDQTSAVYFDILGTYFVVMSAKTLFWWGCALLITLPIVTVLFDIMGRRKDRETKKPWIVWLRFPISLAFSMAMVTAVRYLLELNNPLVPSRDYLSSLFTLSSCFVLVNYLILASWEHFSPTQDLKTIIFRQLAIISWVVLLLQTSRLYRSGYKETGAYPFTVLYISLSLGCIIGYLCRALRRVDAYEEPSKVISYGSGVQDEEVSSHNNPLDANEQTSDIVDVDVIRSENGESAPEDERAPLLHESTSTSSKKIKRTNSNTVTKTLNYDWCLQFLVAAPVLTYLLFNSVDLILSALNQTIQESEKATVILWNIILLGGVLIVVPLLPFVYKLNYFVVLSFCVTFIISLGLATLRTPFSEQYPLKVRFSQSLNLDNSTDAVVSVFGREGFIPQILQDLPSVKNENKHISCRYTGDGNEECFYVGYSPSLVDSDVPIEPYDIFSLNILKDNRNSSDRSSYAPIYAELRIKARESRACSLKFNSFSTVRSPVRQITVFRDQGSKANTSSLLSLSAGIDEVMLHKSSFDDAYFRVGIQWLPKIITSGGENERTNQNKNVDALGVSVTCFWGEYDSETRIGNNLRRKVPAFDELLEYSPLYVTYANREKGLVKFIETIEV is encoded by the coding sequence TTTCACCCGTTCACCTCGAGAGCCAACGTTAAAGTTCATGATTATCTGCTGGGACGTGTACTAAAAATGACACAAGATGTAGAATATGCTGCAGTTTCTGACGATATGGAGAGTGGTCGTGTTCACCTAAGTAAGGGTCTACGTCCGGTGGGTGGTTCCGGGGAGATCGGGTATGTTACGTACTTTGAATCCGCCAATATTTTAGTGAAGATCGAAGGTAAGGACTCCAAGCTACCGGCCTTGCTTCTCTCGGCTCATTATGACTCGGTGCCAACAGCACATGGTGCTACTGATGACGGAAAAGGTGTTGTGTCCTTACTCGGTATACTTGATTACTATTGCCGTGAGCAACCACAGAGaactttgatcttcaatctcaatgATAACGAGGAATTTGGATTACTCGGTGCTGAAGCTTTCTTTAGTCATCCTTGGTCTAAAAGAGCTCACTATGTGATAAACCTGGAGGGAACGGGCACTGGAGGCAAATCTGTGCTTTTCAGAACCTCTGACGTTTCAACTGCCAAGATTTACCAAAAGGCAGTTGCTAAAGCGCCTTTTGGAAACTCCATCTATCAACAGGGTTTCAATGATGGTCTGGTCAAAAGTGAGACAGATTTTCTTGTCTACTCCAGAAACAATTTGCGAGGTTTTGATATCGCATTCTACAAGCCTAGGGACCTGTATCATACGATGAAGGATTCTGTTCAGTACACTTCCAGAGAAGCGTTGTGGCATATGTTTCACACCGCCTGGCAGTTGACAAGTTATATGGCCGAAAACGCTGATATAGATGATATGGATCAAACTTCGGCTGTTTATTTCGATATACTCGGGACTTATTTCGTCGTCATGAGCGCGAAAACGCTATTCTGGTGGGGATGTGCACTGTTGATTACTCTGCCAATTGTTACCGTGCTGTTCGACATAATGGGAAGGAGGAAAGACCGGGAGACAAAGAAGCCTTGGATCGTTTGGTTAAGATTTCCAATCTCCTTGGCTTTTTCAATGGCAATGGTTACCGCTGTACGATATCTGCTGGAGTTAAACAACCCTTTGGTCCCTTCGCGTGATTACCTAAGTTCGCTCTTCACGCTTTCATCATGTTTTGTTTTAGTGAACTATCTGATTTTAGCATCCTGGGagcatttttcaccaacaCAAGATCTCAAGACTATCATTTTCAGACAGCTTGCCATCATTTCATGGGTGGTCCTTCTACTTCAAACAAGCAGGCTCTACAGATCTGGTTACAAGGAGACAGGAGCCTACCCATTTACTGTGCTCTACATCTCTTTATCGCTTGGGTGTATTATAGGCTACTTGTGCCGCGCCCTCAGGAGGGTTGACGCATACGAAGAACCATCAAAAGTGATCAGCTATGGTTCCGGAGTGCAGGACGAGGAGGTAAGTTCTCACAATAATCCGCTGGATGCCAATGAGCAGACCAGTGACATAGTGGATGTAGATGTTATTCGGAGTGAGAATGGCGAGAGTGCACCAGAAGACGAAAGAGCTCCGCTTTTGCACGAGAGCACATCCACCAGCAGTAAGAAAATAAAAAGGACCAACTCTAATACAGTTACTAAAACGCTAAATTACGATTGGTGTTTACAATTTTTGGTTGCCGCTCCAGTTTTAACATACTTGTTGTTTAACAGCGTTGATTTGATACTAAGTGCTCTCAATCAGACTATACAGGAAAGTGAAAAAGCCACTGTTATACTTTGGAACATCATTCTGCTAGGCGGTGTCCTAATCGTTGTTCCACTACTACCTTTCGTCTACAAATTGAACTATTTCGTTGTATTATCGTTTTGCGtcactttcatcatttCTTTGGGGCTGGCCACGCTGAGAACTCCATTTAGTGAGCAGTATCCTCTGAAAGTACGCTTTTCACAGAGTTTGAATTTAGACAACAGTACTGATGCTGTAGTCAGTGTGTTCGGAAGAGAAGGATTCATTCCCCAGATTTTACAGGATCTGCCCAGTGTCAAAAATGAAAATAAGCATATTTCGTGCCGGTACACGGGGGATGGTAATGAGGAATGCTTTTACGTTGGATATTCTCCCAGTCTCGTCGACTCAGATGTCCCAATTGAACCATACGATATTTTCTCGTTGAATATTCTAAAAGATAATAGGAATTCAAGCGATAGATCGTCGTATGCTCCAATATATGCAGAATTGAGGATTAAGGCCCGTGAGAGCAGAGCCTGTAGTTTGAAGTTCAACAGCTTTTCCACCGTGAGGTCCCCAGTGCGGCAAATTACTGTGTTCCGCGACCAAGGAAGCAAAGCTAACACAAGTAGTCTGCTGAGCTTATCCGCTGGAATTGATGAGGTTATGCTACATAAATCCAGTTTTGATGATGCTTACTTTCGTGTTGGCATCCAATGGCTGCCCAAGATTATCACAAGCGGCGGCGAAAATGAAAGAACTAATCAAAACAAGAATGTGGATGCTCTTGGCGTTTCTGTCACCTGCTTTTGGGGTGAGTATGACTCAGAAACAAGGATAGGTAACAACTTGCGTAGAAAAGTTCCAGCCTTCGACGAGTTGTTGGAGTACTCCCCGCTATATGTTACCTACGCTAATAGGGAAAAAGGGCTTGTAAAGTTCATTGAAACCATTGAAGTTTAA